GGAAGGCCccttaaataaaataactggaggtggacaaaataatggaagCACCGCATGGAAAAGACCTTTGTTACAAAGACAGCTAGACATGTCGATCCTATGGTTGAAGGCCAGCtgttatttacttttaaagAGGTGCAACAATCATCACTTATTTATGTCGGAATTAATGGTGCAAAAGGACATGGACATACTGTATCAGCAAAGAAAAGGGTAAAAGTAAAGGTTCATGGTCAGAGAAAGACTAACAGGATAGTTGTTAAATATTACAAATTACAGCCTCAAATGTTACCAGATCATTGAATCTGTATTGAAGGCTGCGGTCATCATATACCTTAATTGATACagaaattattatattatataaccCTCAATATTACAACAGATTTACAGTCTGCTTAGAGGTCTACACGGTGCTTATCATGAgtttgtgtttctaatattgCTCAACACAGGTGATGCTATCAGTCATATGTCAATTAGTCATGAGACTTACAACACCCAGTCATGGGATCTCAATGGAACAATTTCCATTTTCCACTTTGATTACTATTATCTGCTCAACCAATTCTgttctttcttgtctttgtttcttaAATTCCTCCTCTTTCTATGGTCTTGAAATAGGTCTTGTGAAGTATTCAGTTTTAGTCACTCACTGAATCCAGTTTTACAGAGTCAAATGTGCTAATTTTTTCCACAGATGCCAGGCTTTTGAATAGTTCCTCACTCTAGTAGGAGGTGCAATGAGGGAAAGTTCAACATAACATCCTGCATTTCTTCTTCAGACAAATACCTTCAGTGAATTGTTTTTAATACCTAATTCGGTTGGGACTGTTAAGACTGTACGAAGGCCCATATTCTGCAATCTCTTTGTGACAGTTTCTAGTGTATGCATCATGAAAAAATAATAGATGCATTTAATATCCTGCCCTATATTTTACTAGTATTTTCCGGTTATGTGTTAGTATGATAATTGTACTTTGTTGATGATCAACCCGGAGTCGGAGCCACACCTACACCATGTCTGAGCTCTGTTATATTGCAGCCGTGCAGCTTTAAAAGGCTGGGCGACTCCCTCCTGATTAGATTCACTTCGCCAGACTCTCTCAACACATTTCCCCTTTCAGTTTAAACCAGCACATGGAAATGGAGGACCAAATGGAAAGccagaagagaagaggagtgaGCAAAGAAGATTTGATATGTAAGATAATTTCCTTTCACTGTCTTTTCATTTGAGCATTATTGTTACATAACTGGTTAActagtgttaaaaaaaagtcaaatattacCATCAGCATACTTGCTCTAAGGCTTTGGTCAACAGTGTTGTTTACTCTTCCACGAACCACGAGTTCCACGTTGAATGTGATTTGTCATTATGTGTGCAGGAGTGTATTATGTCTGccgtgcatatatatatatatatatatatatatatatatataagctcaCCTGTGCAGGTAAAAAACAGTCACAGAGGCAAGGGCAAAGTAGAACTCCATCGTCATGGAGACAGAAATCACATgtcactgagagacagagtCCCAAAAGCATGTgactgtgagtgtttgtgagtgtctcccttcatttgtgtttgtgtctctgtatcCATGCTCTGTGAAGTCAGGTGGACGAGGAACTGTCATGTTTCACAGCTGggtttggtttgtgtgtaaatgttctTCAATTTGGTTGCTGATaagaaaatgtttgaatatCAGAGAATTTTTGCAGCATAATTATTTCCCAGGTCTTTGTTGCCACCAACCTGTTGGACAGGATCATGTGACAGCTGTGTACACATCATTTACATGCATCCACTTCCAGTCCAGTATTTGTTGGTGACGATCATGAATTGGGTGCACAGATTATGTGTGTATTGTCCCAATTAGAATTTCTGTCTTCCATCCAAACAAACACCTAAACCTATTTAACGGAAATCATTTATAGATAAAATGAAGATTGCACAGTGTAATTGTGATTGTAACAATCCTCATAAACTCATAACCAACATAAGCACAACCTTTCCCAGTAACTATCATAGATCATGTGAAACAGTGGAAGTGAATTTGCAAGGATCTGCAATAATTCTACTTTACAGTTTTGTGCGGTGAAATCTCCATGAGTTCAGTTCAACAACAGGAAACAACGGCATTTCCTGTGGTTTGACTTGGAAAGAGAgactaatgttgttttttatgataCCACGACAAAGAGAATTGTAACAAAAGGACATTggcaaattaaaatataaatatcgtCCTCCGACATTGTAATACTGCAGGGTGCTCAAGTTTCAACCATGAAGTCAAATGTGCCTTTGATATGTGTTAATACGTCCAATCGATAGCTGTTGTCTATAATAATGAGCTGTGACCATGAGGGATTTGGTGTGAAATGTGATAGCTCTTTTTTTGCGAAACATGCACAGATAAAGACTGAAATATAGCCATTAGAGCTGGAaatgacttgaatgaatgaCTTCCTTTGTTACCACAGGGGCACTCCAGAGATCATGTTTCATgagtacattttactgtttgcactgtatgtgagtttctctgtgtgtcaaaCATAGTATATAGCTGGAAAACTGAGGCACAATCCATTCATAGTGGTTATAAATGATATGATTTCGAGGACAATATTAATTACAcgacacatttaaaaatgagcTGGTGTGCTCAGTGAAATGTAAAGTGTGTTGACCTTTTCAGCAGTTGAGGGTTGAAAGCTTTCCTAAAGGtctcctgtgttgttgttacagACGGCCAAAAGACATCACCTCCACTTCCAAAGGGATCCAAAGTATTTTCAAACTGGTTTCTGATCAGTAAGCTTCTGGACTTTATGGCAGATGATCACATTTCCCGTCATTATACCCCAGTGAATCAGATCTTGTTTCTTCTTGATGCAATCCTCTTCACAGCTCTAACTTTCCTCTCTATACTTCAtatcaaacactcaaacacacactgttgtctctctctctctccctctctctagcTGAACGGACAGGGTCTTTGGGATGCATTGGATGGGTCATAGTCATATTATCTGGCCTCTTCACACTTTTGCTCTTTCCCATCACCATCTGGTTTTGTCTGAAGGTGAGTGAGCTCAATAAATCAGCACACTGGGTTGAAGAGCATAAACCGGTATTTCCTTTATTGCAAATTTGAATGTAAATTGAGCTTGTGCTGTGGTCTTCCTGCTGGTATTGCAGATTGTTCAGGAGTACGAGCGCGCTGTCATCTTCAGACTGGGACGCATCACAGACAGGAGGGCTAAAGGACCAGGTAGAATCACTaacaatttcaatttcatttttttgagcAAGTGGTACAAAAAATCCTGGATTTGtggaaaaatgaatgtcatttttgttttttaaacagaaaactcATGTTCTTTCCTGTTTATCATCAGGAATTTTCTTTATCCTGCCGTGCACTGATTCCTTTGTGAAAGTGGATCTGCGAACTGTTTCATTTGACATCCCACCACAAGAGGTAGAGCAACACAAAACTGTCTTTGTCTGGAAAATGCTCTTTTGCAGCATTATAAAATGATTTCAGTTCAaatctgtggacacacacacaaactaaatgtGTTTCTACTCTAGATCCTGACCAAGGACTCAGTTACAGTTTGTGTGGATGGAGTGGTGTACTTCCAGGTCAGTGACCCCATCGCGTCTGTGGCCAACGTATCTAATGCGGACTTCTCCACCCGTCTGCTGGCTCAAACCACCCTCAGGAATGTCCTGGGGACTAAGAACCTGGCTGAGCTCTTGTCTGACCGTGAGGGCATCGCTCACAGCATGCAGGTACAGAATCTAACGCTTTAAAGCTAAAAAACCTTTGAAAGTAGAGCAAATTTCACACTTGAATACACAAGCAAAGAGCAACTGGAAAATAAGTTATGTTATGTGTATTTTTCACTATGgtaaaatgcattcaacattCGATACTGTTATAAAGTTATGATGTGgtttaaatagatttttcagAAGCTAGAATTTCTTTTCACTACTCCATCCATTTTTTGACATAAAGGCCTTTCTACATCACTGGGATCTCCTTTGAGACTTCATATTTACAAAGTGGAATCTCTCAGGCGGGCATCTCTGTCCCCAGATATCATATCTGTActgaacaaaagagaaactttcttgtgttttctttgttttctgaaagTTTCTCCCAAAGGAGGGCACCGCATCAATTGACATTTTGGTGGCTTGGTTTCCTTGGTTTTTAATCTGTAATGGAGAGCTTTATGTGTGAGATGATATGGAATAATCAATGTAAGCTGCAGGTATGagttcttcctctttctgtcttttccagagCAGCCTGGATGAAGCCACAGACAACTGGGGCATCAAGGTGGAGCGTGTGGAGATTAAAGATGTGAAGCTGCCacatcagctgcagagagcCATGGCGGCTGAAGCAGAGGCTGCACGAGAGGCCAGAGCCAAGGTCAGAAACACGTAACACGACACATACAGAACATGCAATAattcactgtaaaacacaatgtgcacacacaagcattgAATAGTTATTGTGAGAGAAACATTGCGTTGTTTGTGGGCcatcctcatctctctttcttgaCCTATGTACAGGTGATTGCAGCAGAGGGTGAGATGAACGCATCGCGTGCCCTGAAGGAGGCGTCCCTCGTGATCGCAGAGTCTCCGTCAGCGCTACAGCTTCGCTACCTGCAGACTCTCAACACCATCGCAGCCGAGAAGAACTCCACCATCATCTTCCCCCTGCCCATGGATATCATATCTCACTTCATGCGGAAGTGATAGCTCAGTTTTGCTGGTCCTCTGAAGTCACCGttataataaaacatgaattggATGATATCAGGGTACATTTCTGTGGCTCCGTACAAAATAAACTGTCAGGGTGCAAGATAATGCTATTGTTATatggttgacattttttttcagagTGATCATAGAAACACCTTTATGGTTTATATATCCAAGCTGTGATCAGGCCAGACCTGCTAACCAATGTGATTTGGATTAAATTCAGAGTAGTCTAGTTTACATGTctttgacaaaaataattatGAAACTGCtattttttgttaaaattatataataaataatatcatATGATGTAATGTTGACCAGTTGCATATTTTGCtacattaaatgtgaaatatttaaaactaaCTGGTGAAGTTTTATTCTCAGTCATACAGCTCACAAAGCTTCTATTGCCGCATGTCTTGACCCTTGAGTCACTAATATGATGTCTGTGATACTGGTTTATGGTTTTGTCACTTCGCGTAGAACGTGTTAGTGATTTTTTCGCCATTGAGCAGCATTCTTAAAAATTCTCCAGGCTTCAGGTCACATTTTTAACATAAGCAGGCTCtgtgaaaaaagaagaaatctaaCATTGTCCTCGTCTACTAAGATTTATTTTATACGCAGCCCGTATTCCAAAAATGTGCctaaacgagccgtcaggatTTCCAAAAAGTTGTGAtatcacaactatacagtcaccgcactaAGCCACGCCCCCAACAGGTCATCcgatccaggcacagcacacccaccaagtacagggacgagctcatccacccgctcagtctgtctgagttattcgaCAACTCTGCTCAGAActactcttttgtttttggtggttgttcagtttgtctaaaacggcttgtttcagacagagggtgaactgaggggctgcatgaagggccagtagaagataaataaggacttttttaaactgtgaatcatgcaaagctactctagtggtgtcccagaataaaaatacagagctgaaatgagcataatgtGGGACCATTaagatttttgttgttgctgaataTGAGTTGAAgaccagagagaaagatagattTACAGACAGATTTACCAACAGATTTACCAACCTCTAAACTTGCTAATTCTGTCCAAGCATACTTTGAGCTTGTGCTCAAGGCCAGTCCTGAACATCTACAGTAAGCTGTTAACTAGGACAAGCACTTGCATCCAGAATACATGTAGCAGGTAAACACACTTGAAtggaagtgaaatgaaatgaaacatggaCATCACGTGActtttcttaaatattttttaatacagtGTTCTCCccaaaaagtacaaataaaagcatcaacaTACCATGTATACATTACATGTTGAACTATCTCATTCCTTGCCTCCTACGCTACAGTTACATTTTGACCATCACAGATGCAGAGAGgtaagagaagagagggagagcgagaaacagcaaagacagaaaaaacatgcTTCTATTACGTTTTTTTTGGTGCACTAAGACACAACTcatgttgtaaatgtatttacattcaaaacatacAATCAGTGCCAGAACAAACCGATTCAGTAAACAATGTCTCTGGACCAAATCCATACGGGGTAACTGTACAGCTTACCTCCACAAATTCAGATTCTAACGCTGAAAGTAGACAAGCCATGGAAACATTAGCTACAACAGCGTTTAGACTTCAACATGGACGTTTCAATCCCTAATGAATTAGATAAATTACCTAT
The Enoplosus armatus isolate fEnoArm2 chromosome 13, fEnoArm2.hap1, whole genome shotgun sequence genome window above contains:
- the stoml3b gene encoding stomatin (EPB72)-like 3b, whose protein sequence is MEMEDQMESQKRRGVSKEDLISERTGSLGCIGWVIVILSGLFTLLLFPITIWFCLKIVQEYERAVIFRLGRITDRRAKGPGIFFILPCTDSFVKVDLRTVSFDIPPQEILTKDSVTVCVDGVVYFQVSDPIASVANVSNADFSTRLLAQTTLRNVLGTKNLAELLSDREGIAHSMQSSLDEATDNWGIKVERVEIKDVKLPHQLQRAMAAEAEAAREARAKVIAAEGEMNASRALKEASLVIAESPSALQLRYLQTLNTIAAEKNSTIIFPLPMDIISHFMRK